The genomic interval GTGCACATCCTAGGAGTGATTAAGTAGGCATAGTAAAGTAGAATACATCATGTCAGCTCATCAATGCTATAGTACTTTCATGTTGACCTCCACAAATACCAGAGAAAAATTCCATAGCCAGACGAACATGGATGGGAATAAAGACATAAGAACTGTAAATCACCATGGCAATGGCGGTCAATAGGAGGGTGTTGAAAATTGACTTTTCCCAGGGTTCTAGGACATAGCTGCAGGTTATGAGCAGATACTGGTAGTACAGCCAGGACAGGTAATCTTTGATGTACTTCACATCCATTGTATCAATACACCAATAGATGCaactctgaaaaacaaaaatagactgTTAATGAAAAAAAGTTGTGTCACAGAGGAAACCCAGTATGGATCTGCTATAGATCCAGCACAATGAAATACAACATTATTCAAGTGTTTTTATGCAGCTGGTTTGTTCACAAAAAAATGCATCTATCCACGATAGTGTGGCTGATTCAGCAACAGATAAAACATActgactttgcaaagtgaattttagtTCAGTGAACAATAGTGAACTGTGCTGACTTTTATTATCC from Pyxicephalus adspersus chromosome 4, UCB_Pads_2.0, whole genome shotgun sequence carries:
- the SPTSSB gene encoding serine palmitoyltransferase small subunit B yields the protein MDVKYIKDYLSWLYYQYLLITCSYVLEPWEKSIFNTLLLTAIAMVIYSSYVFIPIHVRLAMEFFSGICGGQHESTIALMS